The genomic window CCTTTTGGTTGGTTTTGGATATTTTTAGTggtaaataataatgataataataataataataataataataataataataataaactttatttatatagcaacTTATACAGGGAGGTGaagctcaaagtgctttacaacaaaataaaaacagacaaatacagttaaaacaaaaaaacaagtgcaAATCCTGCACAATGAGCAATGgtcggggccgggcaattttaggcaaaattaggcaattctgagcaacacacacactaaaacaaagcatatcacaacatagaagttacatcatataattatggtatgcccttcaaattgtggatgagtggctgaagtgatcagactcataatatacaaaggaaagaaaaaactcaagaacaagaaagtaagaataacattaactgctagcaattatgaacaaactggtctgatctagcttaaagctaaacattagccatggtgacaaagatgaaaacattttttaaaatgtaaaagtagctattggatagactctgcatattgactgatagctaagccaaataaacagggaaaagagacaaggggtaacagggaaaagtgttgataaagagtatttgtctctctgcaaaactgcctggatcataattattttaacctctctaatccacatagcatgatgcctgTGTGCagagcagctgttagtgtgtaaaggcagattacAAACAGCTGTCAAAAATCCAGttattaaaggacaactttggtatttttcaacctgggctctatttccccatgtgtatgtgtgcgtatgattcataggtacaactcgttctaaaattggttcagtattgagccgcgaaacgagctaaaacggtaatgggggcaaatgcgtcccgtataaaagtgctttttttcgccactgaccggttcagatcgccagtggtatctctgtagatagcatattgtagcggccctggggcagtggtgagtgtgaatgagtggagtcagctgtcagtcaatgttggagcagagagggggagggctgccccgcttggtaatgtaaatgagtatgtgtgtgtgaagtgtgtgttacgctagaagagtcagaggacggagtcttttacgtgctaccccctggagtgttaccagagtttttggagtgctcaaataaacaggcctttttcccgaacgcaagaacaggatgtcacgCAActccccgtacagctttcataggctgcctttgtcggacggcgagattctgaagttgtggctagttgtgctacaaatggatgctaacactcctgtccagacactgcgccttgcagaccatcgggtctgcagtgctcacttctcccaagatgactactgccagccgaagaagagaagacatccaatcccgaaacacctcttcctcaagaaaacggctgtcccacgagtagagagagctacagacacagtggagcaaagctcgtgacatcacacagcccagaggtaagggaaaggctaagttagcatgctatttacagagatagcactggtgatctgaactggtcagtggcaaaaaaacacacacttcacacacacatactcattcaCAATACCGAGCAGGGACGCcatccccctctctgctccaacactgactgacagctgactccactcattcacactcaccactgccccagggccgctacaatatactatctacagagataacactggcaatctgaaccggtcagtggcgaaaaaagcacttttatacgggacgcatttgcccccattaccgttttagctcgtttcgtggctcaatactgaaccaattttagaacgagtggtacctatgaatcatacgcacacatacacaaaattgtgggaggagataggtttaagatgttttacagtttttgaaaaaaacagagtgatgaacttcataatttgcaataggtttaaatgtacaaaagtttcttcagtattggggctacattttggtgaaagttgcaaatctgtagcacatatggttgatttgttctgaattttcaaaattttgaactttagaggcttgctgtagcgccaccatcaggacatttggcctgtttttgcagctgaggcaatctggcatgggactggacctttgtgcaaagtttggtgagttttcacccgtgggaagtatgatttcctcggaagaagaagaagaagaagaagaagaagatgcggcataacaatagggtcctggcagcttaggctgcccAGCCCCTAATAATATGTAAAAGATAAAAGTAAAACAGCGGAATGCATAGAAGCAGATAAGAAATGTGAAGGATGGGGATAAAAACCAGGGAATAGTGACAGTTAGTTGAAAGTCATGCATAGTCACAGTTAAATGTCATGCAACACATTTTACTGAATGAATATAGagcatttttaagcatttgtGCGTTTTTTCATCACCAGTTTAGAGGCACACTTAATTTATTGCCATTAACAATATGTGATGTAAGAGGTAGACATCATGGCAACTCATTTGAATCATCACTTCTAGCCACtcaataataaatgaaaagattctCATGCTTTACTTTGAGTGTAAAGCATGTCCACAGGTGGACTGTGACCTTACAATCTATCAAGAGTTACATCACTATTgagatgttttgctgctgcaagcACAATTGACTCTGGTCCAATTTTGTGCACTTCTCATCGATTACCAGCAAATGTAAAAGATGAGAGACACAAACTGGGACTGAACTGACTCATGCATGTAACTGAATCACATTCCTTGTTCAAGAAAACAGTTCCACCCCCTCACTTCAGCGCAACGTGTTTGGTGATATTTACATCGTTAATAAACATTATGTTGACATTTAAGGCTCTATTTGTCAGCTTTGCATCATCAATCAATGTAGCTTTTTTTAAGCATTCTGCACATATTCTGTTGTCTTATATGTGAGAATTGTTGTGCTCGTCCTCCGATGCAGGTCAGACTttttgtgcaacatttttttgtgtagGCTATAGGCTAGATGAAGCTGTCAATTATATAAGAATGAGAAATTGAGTCTTATCCTGAAACCACCAGAAATGACATCTCATTATCCCTGCTGATAAGGTTGTTTCTGTTGACACTACTTATATTTAGTGAGAAAGGATCCATTATCTGTTGTAATattgtacatttacattttcccCTGCAAAAAAAGATTCCATTAACCATCTCAATATGAAGCTCTTGGCTTTGATGACAACCCTGAGCTGAAGTCATATAAAGCTGATGAAATCTTTCATCATTTGTGAAGCATTAGATGGATAGATAtatagtgttttgttttatgcttTAAGGTAATATATGCCAAGGTTCTTTTCAAGATGTGTTTCTTATTCTTAACCTGTAGATCACTTGATTCTCCTGTGAGCCCTCCCTTCCAAAAGCTGCAATTTGCTCCATCTGAAGGGTATGTATGTGCTGCATTTTAACTGGgaaaaaatgtgtaaattatGAGCAACCACAATCTACTTGTTTccacatttttattaatttcagtTAACTCTGAACATTTAGACCAAAAATATTGAACAGTAGTGCCAGATTATATTTTGCaagtttattatttttctgttttctgttttagcAATTCATCTAATCAGGCAAATGGTGAAGTTATTCCTCCCCAAAAAGATGCTCAGCCTGAGGGGTCAACAGTGGAGACCACAGACGATGCAAAGTTAGTAAATGAGAGCTTCTCTCTACTGACTGTAACTGCTGCTGAGTGTAGGGATTTTTCttcatgtgtcttttttttgcatAGTTGGGAATAAGTACCTCCCTCTGTTACAGGCCCCAAGCACCCAAAGAAGAACTTATCCAAAACGGTGGGACACAACCTGAGAAGTCAGATGCCAACACAACTGTTGAAAACAATCAGGAACATGCTGCAGTTGACCCGGCCAATGTAGAACACAATGACGGGGCTGCTAAGGTCTCTGCAGAGGTTCATGTTGCAGAATGTATTCAAAATGGTGATGCACAACCAGGTTCTTCAACAAGTCCTGAGACTGTGTCTCCTGTGGAGCCAGCTGAGCAACCAGTTACCAACACAACTGCAGATGTTCCCGTGGAAGACCCTGTTGCAGAACCCTGTGCTGCAGCTGTCACAGAGGAGAATAAAGCAACCGCTGAAGTCCCTGTAGTGCCTGCAGTCGAACTGAAACCTCAAGAGGAGCCTTCAACCAAAACAGAATCAGTAGGCCTATATATAACACATTTGAAGGATACAGGAGTAGAATCTGTTCAACCTGCAGAGGTTAGCTGTGAGAAATGTCCTCCAGAACAGGCTGGAGAAAAAATCGTTGAAGCTGTAGCTGAGGTTGTGGTGAAGTCATCGCCTGACACAGCTGATGTGGTTAGTGCAACACCAGGAAAAGAGCCTGCTCTCCAAAATGGTGTTGATGCAGTGGCTGAGGTTGCTGTGGCACCTGAAAACCCTGCTGTGGCACATGCATCAGGAGAAGAGGCTGCTCCCCAAGCCAGTGCTGAAGCTGTAGCTGAGGTTGTGGTAAAGTCATCACCTGACACGAGTGACGAGGTTAGTGCAACACCAGGAAAAGAAGCTGCTGCTCCCCTAAACAGTGGTGAAGCTGTAGCTGAGGTTGCCGTGGTGCCTGAGACCCCTGATGTGACACATACAGCAGGAGAAGAGGCTGCTCCTGAAAATGGTGTTGAAGCTGTAACTGAGGTTGTGCTAAAGTCATCACCTGACACATGTACTGAAATTAATGCAACGCCAGGAGAAGAGGCTGCTGCTCCCCCAAACAGTGGTGAAGCTGTAGCTGAAGTTACTGTGGAGTCATCACCTGAGACCCCTGTAGGTGGTGCAGCAGGAGAAGAGCCTATGTATGAAGTTATTCTGGAACCCGTCCCTGACTTTGCGGGAGAACCTGTGTCCAAATTACCCTCTCAATCTGCTACTGAAACTGCTACAGAGGGGACTTGTGAGAAAGGTCCTCCACAACAGACTGCTCAGGAAACTGTTGAAGCTGTGGGTGATGTTGCTGTGACGTCATCACCTGAGACCCCTGCTGTAACTGGTGCAACAGAAGAAGAGGCTGCTCTCCAAGTCAGTGTGAACCCGGTCCCTGACTTGGTGGCAGATACTACCAAACCTGCTGCTGAAACTGCAGTCAAGTCTGTAGATTGTGAAGTTGAGCCTGCAGCTCCAGCAGAGCCAGTTTTTCAGACCAGAACCGAAGAGGTAGTTGAGTGTGAAGTCCAGCCTGTTGACAACACTGTTGTCGAGCAAAGCGTTGAGCCAACACCTGAGAGTGCAGCAGATCGCGTGGGGGAGTTGGATGCTGTTAAACCAGTAACAGACGCTGAAGCTGTTCTGGATAAATTCTCTGACAGACCCATTGAACTGTCCGAAGCATTAAATGGGGAACTACCAAAAACCGAAGCTGCTCCTCTGCCTCTGAAAGATCCAGATCAATCTCACACTGAAGAGACCAAGCTGAACCAACACTCTGATGGTACCAACACGTGAGTAAGCTCTTATAAAAAGGAAACACTTCTATTTTACTGTTTTCCACATTCACATGTTTTCACTTGTGCAATAAAATGATTCTTACTGTTTGATAATGACTATTTTGCAGCTCTGAGATGTTTCAAGAGCCCAGGAAGACGCTGCAGTACTCACCAAGTCTATACAAGACCAGGTAATGTCTCACAATTTAGAAAATTCAAACACTATGTAAGTCATGCAAAGACAGAACTCAAAGTCAGCAGCAACACAAAGGTTAACATTGGTGATAATCTTTTTTATTAACACTTTCTCACTACTGCAGGTGTACCAAAGTGTGTTCAATCTGTCTCAGAACATTTGATGGGAATATCAAGCTCCACCTCAGTGACCCCCCGGTGACCTGCCACCCAGAATGCCTAAAGGTTTGTTGTGCCAGTTCAGGAACATACTGTGCATTCTCTCTATCTGTggttatatacatatatatacattgaTTGACAGGCTCTTGTCATTGCATGATGTTAATACTGAGtatgtttttgcagtgtggtgtgtgtgacAGGGTCCTGGGAGATTTGCTGACCCCCATGTTCTTGCATGGCCAAGTGGTCAAATGTGGCACCTGCTTTGCAGCAGCTCTCAGTGCCTGAAGCCTAACCGGGACAAAGATGTCGCTGGAGAGGACTCAAAGCATACTGTAATTAATGTGTTGTTTTGACTGTTGCCTTAAAGGAGCTCTGTAAGATATTTAGAGCTTATTTATACTTCAGTGGTTGTTTCacacggttctcaacatggaggtggctgagctggcggCTAGTAGCTAACAGTTTTAGttctgacagagctaacagtgttaaccggGGGCGGGGGTACCAGCCTCCGTAACAATGTGGTCCCAGAATCAGCAATGACCACCATATGAGCggcagttagctagtcagtgggatacacacacaagtctcacatgcactaacatgcatgcaTGGCCAGACCGTCTACCACAGTGAAattatataaagatggacgagaCTTCTCCAGTATTCTcaatgtacaaaaatgaagccaaaatgttcTGGATATGGGCGCAGCCATCTTGTGTtaatgatgtcatttggagccaaagTCAGCATAGTTGTGATTGGTGGGTGGAGCCATGGCATTGCCCATGCACCCACCTTATCCAATCCCAAGCAGCGGCACTGATCTTGAGTACACACAGCTGCTAATCATGACGTCCCACCCCCTTTTTAGAGCATCAAATAACTATTTAAAACCAAACTTCTGAGgtaaatgaacacttgaacatacatagGCACGATAAGAtccacctaaaatgacagaaaccatcttttggattttttttttacatttattttgatgttttagTGTGCCCAATATCCCATCTCCTAACATAGAGGGGGTGGGGCTTATGACCTaaactgcagccagccaccagggggcgatcaagatgttttggcttcacttttggggagctgtcatgctgTCCATCTTTATAGTCTATGGTCACACAACAGAGAACAGAGAAACTCAGATTACAGTGCACACAGAGGTAGCGTGACTTTCCTCTCTTCTCAAGATACCATTACTTACATAGTAAATATTTGTTTGTTACTATATCAATACTGCAAATATCAGATAGAGCTCCTTTAActctgtattgttttttttttaaaccagtttACCTACTGAATGTTTTTAAGGACATGGTGTAATATCAGGCTTAAGAATTATGTTATGAAAATGTCTGGCAGCATATGATTTGTGGTAGTATTTGCAAAGATGCATAAATGAAATATAACTGACATGTAAGATTTTTATTGCAACAAGCTGTATatggttaaaataaaatcacaaattaCTCCCTCAGATTTAAGTGGTTTAATCAGCCTTAATTAAAAATGAGCACACAAAACAACCCAGCTCAGTAAGTAGCAGGGCTACACATCAAACATGAGTCACCTGGAGGCACGTTATTGAAGCATCACCACCTCAGTAACATAAAAACAGCTTATTTTAAGCAGTAACCCAAAAACATCCAGAAAAATGGATACATGTCTTTGTTTCCCTCCTACACAGTGGCATTTAAACGAAGCAAGAATGCATTATGAGCGAATGCAAAGTACATGTACTGTAAGTGGAAGCACAATGGGAGATGGGGGGGTACACGTAACCCATGCAGAGAACTTTGGTACATTCAGCCTTCCTTGATTTAGTTCACACAATGTTGCTACACAAGATGTTGATAATgaggcagcagcaaaatcaTATTCAGAACCAATATATGCATCAGTAAACACTGAGCGGAGTGCATGCAGTTATGATAATAGAGGCGAGCTGTCATCGCTCTTAATTATTCATGAGACATCATACATCACaatctgaaaacagcatcagcaCCAATGAAGCTTcggaaaaagaataaaatgagaGATGCAACCTGGGAGAGGAAATGAACAACAAAGCTAAGAGAATCATTTGAGAGGAGGATTTGGGGAGGAGGCCGGAGCGCGCTGCTGGATGTGAATAAtcttcatctctctgtctgttgttCATACAAAACAGTGATGAGAAACATTTGTCTGTTATTGGACATGTCTAAAGAAAAACTATAGCAGGAGATCCAGGTTTGGAAGTCGCTgtttcccagaggatgaattgaagtcaagTGTTGACTTATCCATCTCGTAGCCAGAGGATAGGGATGACTGGGACGGGGGTGTTTCACTTAGCGGACCCCCTTCCTGCCCAGGAACCGCAAGACTGCGTAGTTGTAGGTAGTCGCAGCCAGATACAGAAACTGCAAAGAAAGACATTGACACGGAGGTGGGAAGAACAGAatggaaaaaagtgaaaaaacgTATTTGGATTTGAACATAATATGTGTGGggataataataaacagcataGGCAAACACACTACAagggtttgagtcattttttaaagggtcagttcacccaaattacaagaaaacacattttcttcctAACCTCAAGTGGTATCTAATCATGCAGATAGTTTTAGTTTGGAGTTTTCCAGTGTTTGAAAAAATATATCAGTGAGATTTCTGCTATAGCCAAGTACAAACACGGTGACTGGAATGTTGTTTGCGATGTGCAGAGCACTGAAAACTGACTCTGGCTGGTGTCCCTGTTACTCTGGATAATCCACATACTGGGTGGAACTATTTCAAACCATTCATAGCGAGGCCTGAAAAGAGATATTGCTGCTAAAATTCATTTTTCAGCGCTTTTACTACCACCATTTTTTGTGGACATTTATCATCAGCACTGATAATGAATGTAGTCAATTGACATAAGTAATTCCTCAGCTTGTGCTTTATTAATTTTTGGACCCATATGCTATCAGTCTGCTGATGATAAGACTCTGGGGGCAGCAGCCAAAATTTCCGGAGATCTGGTGTAGCCTGTTGAAATCggggccaagacttcctctccTGTATGCTGGTCATTTTGGTCAATCTCTATATCCAGATATCGCCAAATGAATGCAGgtatattcattaaaaaaaaaagaaaaaaaaagaaaaaagctaatATAAAGCTAAATCGTTGTGAGATGACAGCAGATGGGTTCCAAGACCAATGCATCCCGCCTCTCCATATGGACTTTATACCAGCAGCTTAAACGTGATTAGTCAATACTAAtgggactacaaagagacaccagaACAAATTTGATAAGAAAATTTTGTCCTGTTGCCTTCAAATTCTGCATACATAAGCAGATATCTGTTAATAGAGGGCAGTGCTATACTGACCTGCCATGCTAGCAGTGCTTACATGTACCAGTATGCAATGCACGTTGCTTCGGCATCTGTCCAGTGCATTTCTTCAGCCCTTTACTTTGGCTCTGATATATATTGCGGAATTTTCCAGTCAGCCAAAACACTATAAAATGTGTCCTTGACCATAACACCCTGTGTACTCATGCTTTGGCGTGCCATTTTTGAAGAGTAAAGAGTGAAGAGAACAAGAAAGTTCTGTTTTTGAGCAACATCTCGAGTATGCTGCGGCTACCAGGAGGCGGAGATTAGCCTGTAGTTCAGTCTTGCCTccaacatcactgtgacatcatatgaCAGCACTGAATGCAGGAGGAACACTAGATTTTGCAACCGTGAACTTTCTCGGTCAATATGACATGCACTGAGAAATGTCGTATCGACTACATGTCCTAAAGGTGGTGAATTTTCTTATAACTTCCATTGTATCGGGGTGGCAGCACTATTGCAACAGACAGATTTCTCAAAACCTAACCAAATAACgccaaaactatctgcatggctACAACTAAACATATCTTTTTGTTGGCTAATTTTGAATGGACCCTGGATGAACCCTTCATATGCTTTATATATCTAGTAGTATTTATAAGAGCAAGCATAAATGAATACAAATTATCAAAACAATTGCTCACCAGTGCTAAGAGAGTGACCCCTGCACCAGCGAATGCAGCTATGTACAGGTCGTAGGTGACGTAGAACTGTAAGACATATCAAACACAGGTCAGTTTAGTATAGATGCAGAGAACCAGACCAGTCCCttggatgtttgtgtcatttCATTGCATAAAAATGTTGTTTGCTTGCACACCCAGTGGCACTACCAAGGGGTGGCCAAGGGGCCCACAGCCACCCTGATACGTTCACTACCTACCCCCGACCCTCTTGTGAAAATAATGGAAAATTATTTGAGGCCTCTGTgtggtgttttttcctttcaataAATGCTCACATTAAAATGgcttatatgtattttttataaaaacacaACCAGCCTGTAAACTGTATACTGCAATATATATCCAAAGACATGAAACTGTAAAACAGGGTGGTTGTGGACCTCAGGATGCACTGGTAAtggtctatgcacatcagatagTAACATAACTGTAACATAAAAGTATGCGACTCCTTATCTCTCATATTGACACAGTACAAGAGCATAATAGCGTTCCTGCAATTAGGgtatgtttttggttttggtgtgtcaTCAGTGGCTCCATCTGGCCACAcctatgaaaaatttctgggggcGCCAGTGCCATCTATTAATAGTTCAGAGTAGATTTAACACTGATTCTGTACACTGGTTTTAACATGAGGATGCTGACATGACATACTGAACTGTGAGAAATGGAATATTGGATTTCGCTACTCACTTCGCTGGTTTTGCAAATAGATGCCAAGGTCATTCCACAAGCCTTGCCTGGCATTGCATTCCAAGGAAGCAGACCTTAAATGAAGACATGACGTAAGTGAGGCATCCCTTACCATTGCTGAATCATGATGAGATATGTTGCATTTGCTTTCATACAGCATATCAGGGACACAGCAGCTAAGAAATTAAGATAACAGTGCACTTATCTTCATTATTTCATAACTAATTCAACAAGCAGCTTTGCCTCCACCCCCTGATGATTAATTCATCGCTGTCACGGACACATTAACATTCCCATCAGGTGGACATGCGGTCAGTCATTATAAGAACAACGCACCATACTGCCTGGCGTCCATGCAAATCCAGCCGTGTTGATTAATGCTGGGGGTTGTTTCAGCCAGGATGTTGATGTTGTGGCAGGTCTGCTCCATGTTGAACAAGAAGAAGACTGGGATAGCAGTGAAGGCAAACACCGCCAGCCAGATGAAGGCCAAGATGTACGTCACTATGATGAACTGTTGaaataaaaagtgcagtgtgtaaGGTCACAGAGATGTGGCGTAGGTAGCCCAGGTTTCACTGTGATAAATGTGGTGTCATTAAATCAGCTTTCAACCGTAATTCATAGTTCTGAATAGACAACTGCAGAAACAAAGAACATTTTGTTAATCTTAGGAGCGAAAACAAACCAGCATTCAGCATCTTAACAATGACCTGATGTCATATTGCCCttccccttccctccctcctccctgttcTCACCGTCAGGCTGAGGCAGCGGCCACATTGGGTGCTCCTGAATTCACCAAAGGTCTGCTTCACAGCGCTCGTGGTGTAGAAACCCTCAGCCAGCAGCAGGATACCATAGAGGAAGAAAAATGATGCCAGGCCATAGATCACGTACTGGAAGTATTTGATACTGGGATGGTCGCAGAGACAGAAGTCAGGTCAAACAGTAAATCAAACAATTctgcagaggtcagaggtcacaatTTTGAGAATTAATTGATGCGTCACTCACAAGGAGGCCATGACCACAAAGTCTTGAACGTTGCGGGCGAAGTAAGTCTCGACGAGGACTTCGGTCTGGGACAACGCTTCATGCCCACAGCCACAAAATAATGCCATGCCAGCATAGCACAGCAGGGTGGCCACCAGGGATGGGTAGGGCACTGCCCCAATGCACCGGATACAGCAATCATAACAACCTGAGGGGGCATAATATATCAGCACACAGGCGGCACACACCGCACAtataacaaaacaacacatctaCGCCACGGTGGGGAACTCTTTTACCCTGTGGGGGGGCTATGAAAAAGGCCTCGCTCTGTCTGCAAATCCATGAGCATACACCAAACCCCACCAACAGGCAAagaaagcaacagaaaaaaaaattagtgaCAAACAAGAGTTCAAGCAGCGATTCCCAATAAAGCGTCCAAACAAAAGCAGTCACCACTGACTTCACGACAATCTCATGCACTTCTTCCAGTGTAAGCTGCGCTGTTGAAGCAGGTAGCAAATATCCACAGTGTTAATAAATGcattggcagaaatgggatAGAGGAAAGCACCTAAGGCTTTGCAAAGCCAAGGCTGCCTGACCGGAAACATTTGCTGCTTCTGATCCTGTACTCCACAACAAGAGAGATCCCAATGCCAACCAGTGATGTACAGTGCTGCCTACAAGCTATTGCTACAGTAAAATAAGCCTCAGCGCTGACTTCATCTGTATGTGAAAGCTCCTCTGCTGGTACCAACACCTCACAGCTCAGCCTCTACTAACTCTGGTCCTGCCCTCTCTCTCCAGCAGTCACAGGCGTCACCGGGCGTGTGAGAGATGCTCGTGAAGCTTCAGGGCCCTGAAGAAAGAGCTTCTCTTTGTGGCTGCAGATACAATATCCATTGTATTTGGCATGATCAGGGAAGAACAAAGGGCAGCGatgtcaaacaaacaaagagtgccacaatacacacacagtagtaTATGGTGGCAGGGGGGTCGCCAGGACCGTCTCTACACCACAGGCAATGTCACTACTCAGGCCATCCTCCCTCAACAGCTGGCTGAGACTGGTACCACGGCACTGAGTGTCAATGCTGGCGGGGGCTGGGTTCAAGTGTTCAGAGAGTGGGTAGAAGCATAATGAACGAGAGGGGCAATTTGaatatctcaacaacaacaacaacaaccccaCTCAAAATTTGTTGCTACACATTTTGAAACTCTTAGGTGCCCATTGCCTAAATTGTCTCAGCACGATGAAACATTCTGATAATTTAAGGTTGAGGTTAAACAGGAGCACACGGACAAACATTAGCCTGAGACAAAACAGCCAGCCTCCCCTCATGCCAGTTTCCCAAATTACTGGATTTTAGTTGGAATGAACAGAGGCTGTGAGTTCAACAAACTGCTCCTAAAATATAAATAGTAACAGCAGGGAGACTGCTAGAGTCCCAAAAATGATAGTGCCTGCAGACGCCCACGCTTCAGCTGTGCCCTGCTGCAACAGTGGTTACAGTGACAAAGTGATACAGGCCGTCATAGCCTTTATTCACATTCAGTGCAAAAGgcagaaatgcattttttacAGTAGAAGCAAGATGATTCGTCAGGACTAAAAAGCTGTTAAAAAAAGGTGTGAAAGCACATGCACAAGTTGTTTCTAAGTGATAAAAAATGGTTGGCAGAGGTTGTTTGGGTCCACAGCTCTCATGGAAATGTGCTAATTTACACCCGTGACACATGT from Epinephelus lanceolatus isolate andai-2023 chromosome 11, ASM4190304v1, whole genome shotgun sequence includes these protein-coding regions:
- the plp1b gene encoding proteolipid protein 1b isoform X2, with the translated sequence MGCYDCCIRCIGAVPYPSLVATLLCYAGMALFCGCGHEALSQTEVLVETYFARNVQDFVVMASFIKYFQYVIYGLASFFFLYGILLLAEGFYTTSAVKQTFGEFRSTQCGRCLSLTFIIVTYILAFIWLAVFAFTAIPVFFLFNMEQTCHNINILAETTPSINQHGWICMDARQYGLLPWNAMPGKACGMTLASICKTSEFYVTYDLYIAAFAGAGVTLLALFLYLAATTYNYAVLRFLGRKGVR
- the plp1b gene encoding proteolipid protein 1b isoform X1, which encodes MFPVRQPWLCKALGCYDCCIRCIGAVPYPSLVATLLCYAGMALFCGCGHEALSQTEVLVETYFARNVQDFVVMASFIKYFQYVIYGLASFFFLYGILLLAEGFYTTSAVKQTFGEFRSTQCGRCLSLTFIIVTYILAFIWLAVFAFTAIPVFFLFNMEQTCHNINILAETTPSINQHGWICMDARQYGLLPWNAMPGKACGMTLASICKTSEFYVTYDLYIAAFAGAGVTLLALFLYLAATTYNYAVLRFLGRKGVR
- the LOC117263348 gene encoding uncharacterized protein LOC117263348; translated protein: MSKDVNRYKVFQTTRVRKALKNDGCWIHKSKEEEEEQDKARTDPDVETKPASVRQNSYVLSTAKKFESLDSPVSPPFQKLQFAPSEGNSSNQANGEVIPPQKDAQPEGSTVETTDDAKPQAPKEELIQNGGTQPEKSDANTTVENNQEHAAVDPANVEHNDGAAKVSAEVHVAECIQNGDAQPGSSTSPETVSPVEPAEQPVTNTTADVPVEDPVAEPCAAAVTEENKATAEVPVVPAVELKPQEEPSTKTESVGLYITHLKDTGVESVQPAEVSCEKCPPEQAGEKIVEAVAEVVVKSSPDTADVVSATPGKEPALQNGVDAVAEVAVAPENPAVAHASGEEAAPQASAEAVAEVVVKSSPDTSDEVSATPGKEAAAPLNSGEAVAEVAVVPETPDVTHTAGEEAAPENGVEAVTEVVLKSSPDTCTEINATPGEEAAAPPNSGEAVAEVTVESSPETPVGGAAGEEPMYEVILEPVPDFAGEPVSKLPSQSATETATEGTCEKGPPQQTAQETVEAVGDVAVTSSPETPAVTGATEEEAALQVSVNPVPDLVADTTKPAAETAVKSVDCEVEPAAPAEPVFQTRTEEVVECEVQPVDNTVVEQSVEPTPESAADRVGELDAVKPVTDAEAVLDKFSDRPIELSEALNGELPKTEAAPLPLKDPDQSHTEETKLNQHSDGTNTSEMFQEPRKTLQYSPSLYKTRCTKVCSICLRTFDGNIKLHLSDPPVTCHPECLKCGVCDRVLGDLLTPMFLHGQVVKCGTCFAAALSA